A single window of Kitasatospora sp. HUAS MG31 DNA harbors:
- a CDS encoding VanZ family protein produces MIEAVLSASPLFWPGVLGSLLLAALLSRRAGRLLRAHRAVGFLLLFAVGGVVTLTLLPDVRMSLWENARYGVRQCSFDRVAPHPLSELLTATQSSLNVALFVPLGATAALAGTWGRRIAAGTFAALLPVAVEAVQYAVPALGRACDGQDLLDNYFGLALGLLLGVLAGPLGRLAVRSTRRRATRPVARRRTLRP; encoded by the coding sequence GTGATCGAAGCCGTCCTGAGTGCCTCCCCGCTGTTCTGGCCCGGTGTGCTGGGTTCGCTGCTGCTCGCCGCGCTGCTGAGCCGCCGGGCCGGCCGACTGCTGCGGGCGCACCGGGCGGTGGGCTTCCTGCTGCTGTTCGCCGTGGGCGGCGTCGTCACGCTGACCCTGCTGCCGGACGTCCGGATGTCGCTGTGGGAGAACGCCCGGTACGGCGTCCGGCAGTGCAGCTTCGACCGGGTCGCGCCGCACCCGCTGTCGGAGCTCCTGACGGCGACGCAGTCCAGCCTGAACGTCGCCCTGTTCGTCCCGCTCGGGGCGACCGCCGCCCTGGCGGGCACCTGGGGCCGGCGGATCGCCGCCGGCACCTTCGCCGCGCTGCTCCCGGTGGCCGTGGAGGCCGTGCAGTACGCGGTGCCCGCCCTCGGCCGCGCCTGCGACGGCCAGGACCTGCTGGACAACTACTTCGGCCTGGCCCTCGGCCTCCTGCTCGGCGTCCTCGCCGGCCCCCTCGGCCGCCTGGCCGTCCGCTCCACCCGCCGGCGGGCCACCCGTCCGGTCGCGCGGCGGCGGACCCTGAGGCCCTGA
- a CDS encoding sensor histidine kinase, translating to MPRRPGLSVRLKLTLSYAAFLAVAGALLLAVVWGFLLRYVPDTPQGLLGISPNRYLLVRTFAPAAAVAMAFLLVFGLVGGWILAGRMLAPLTRITDAARLAGNGSLSHRIRMTGRQDEFRELSDTFDSMLDQLESHVAEQQRFAANASHELRTPLAISRTLLDVARKDPTRDRTELIERLDVVNTRAIDLTEALLLLSRSDRGAFTRANVDLSLIAEEAAETLLPLAEQRRITLDVTGGAARTSGSAELLLRMATNLVQNAVVHNLPTGGTVTVHTEAYGDTSVLRVENTGRPVPADLVPTLTEPFQRGTERARTDEHAGVGLGLAIVESIVRAHDGTLDLAPRPDGGLLVTVRLPGMPSATREAH from the coding sequence ATGCCTAGACGCCCGGGGCTCAGCGTCCGCCTGAAACTCACCCTCAGCTACGCCGCGTTCCTCGCCGTCGCCGGCGCCCTCCTGCTGGCCGTGGTCTGGGGATTCCTGCTGCGCTACGTCCCCGACACCCCCCAGGGCCTGCTCGGGATCTCGCCCAACCGCTACCTCCTGGTCCGCACCTTCGCCCCCGCCGCGGCCGTGGCGATGGCCTTCCTGCTCGTGTTCGGCCTCGTCGGGGGATGGATCCTCGCCGGCCGGATGCTCGCGCCGCTCACCCGGATCACGGATGCGGCCCGGCTGGCCGGGAACGGGTCGCTGTCCCACCGGATCCGCATGACGGGCCGCCAGGACGAGTTCCGGGAGCTTTCCGACACCTTCGACTCGATGCTCGACCAGCTCGAGTCCCACGTCGCCGAGCAGCAGAGGTTCGCCGCGAACGCCTCCCACGAGCTGCGCACCCCGCTGGCGATCTCGCGGACGCTCCTCGACGTCGCCCGCAAGGACCCCACCCGCGACCGGACCGAACTCATCGAACGCCTGGATGTCGTCAACACCCGGGCGATCGACCTCACCGAGGCCCTCCTGCTGCTCAGCCGCAGCGACCGCGGCGCCTTCACCCGGGCGAACGTCGACCTCTCCCTCATCGCCGAGGAGGCCGCCGAAACGCTGCTCCCGCTCGCCGAACAGCGCCGGATCACGCTCGACGTCACCGGCGGGGCGGCCCGGACCAGCGGCTCCGCGGAGCTCCTGCTGCGGATGGCGACCAACCTCGTCCAGAACGCCGTCGTCCACAACCTCCCCACCGGCGGCACCGTGACGGTCCACACCGAGGCGTACGGCGACACCAGCGTGCTGCGGGTCGAGAACACCGGCCGTCCCGTGCCCGCGGACCTGGTACCGACCCTCACCGAACCCTTCCAGCGCGGGACGGAACGCGCCCGCACCGACGAGCACGCCGGCGTCGGTCTCGGCCTGGCCATCGTGGAGAGCATCGTCCGCGCCCACGACGGGACCCTCGACCTCGCACCCCGCCCGGACGGCGGTCTCCTCGTCACCGTCCGGCTCCCCGGCATGCCGTCCGCGACCCGGGAGGCCCACTGA
- a CDS encoding M4 family metallopeptidase — protein sequence MIRSPHKVAAVSAWIVGAALIAVTLPAGAASAESDRSARTLTVSAQPRAGALAASLSPGERSALLSAAEAGAARTAAALQLGAQEKLQPRSVLKDADGTVHTRYERTYAGLPVLGGDLVVHTGPDGAITGVNKATEGPVAVASTTPARSADSAKSLAVGRAEAVGAKEAKADSARSVIWAATGTPVLAWETVVGGLQPDGTPNALHVVTDATTGEKLFEYQAIETGTGTGQYNGQVTIGTTKSGTSWTMTDGGRGNHKTYDLNGGTSGTGTLYTDPDDVWGTGQQSNRQTAGVDAAYGAQATWDYYKDVHGRSGIKGDGVGAYSRVHYGNAYVNAFWDDSCFCMTYGDGSANNNPLTSLDVAAHEMSHGVTAATAKLVYSGESGGLNEATSDIMAAAVEFHVNSAADPGDYLVGEKINIFGDGKPLRYMDKPSKDGKSKDSWYSGIGSIDVHYSSGPANHWFYLASEGSGPKVVNGVSYDSPTADNQPVTPIGRDAAERIWYRALSTYMTSTTNYAAARTATLQAAADLYGANSATYINTANAWAGIAVGSRIANGVSVTNPGTQNSVVDKAASLQVQATSTNPGALSYAATGLPAGLSINASTGLISGTPTALGSSSVTVTVTDTAGSTSTATFTWNVVSAITTFENTADVQIPDHGAAVYSDIPVSGMSGNAPGTLKVDVDIKHTWRGDLTVDLVAPDGTAYRLKDANISDSADDVVATYTVNASSETANGTWRLKVQDMYSFDTGYINGWKLTF from the coding sequence TTGATACGTTCCCCCCACAAGGTCGCGGCCGTGAGCGCCTGGATCGTCGGCGCCGCCCTGATCGCCGTCACCCTCCCCGCCGGCGCGGCGAGCGCCGAGTCCGACCGTTCCGCCCGGACCCTGACGGTCTCCGCCCAGCCCCGGGCCGGCGCGCTCGCCGCCTCGCTCAGTCCGGGCGAGCGGTCCGCGCTGCTGTCCGCGGCCGAGGCCGGTGCCGCCCGGACGGCCGCCGCCCTGCAGCTGGGCGCGCAGGAGAAGCTCCAGCCGCGCTCGGTCCTCAAGGACGCCGACGGCACCGTGCACACCCGCTACGAGCGGACCTACGCCGGACTCCCGGTCCTCGGCGGTGACCTGGTCGTCCACACCGGACCCGACGGCGCGATCACGGGCGTGAACAAGGCCACCGAGGGCCCGGTCGCGGTGGCCTCCACCACCCCGGCTCGCAGCGCCGACTCCGCCAAGAGTCTCGCTGTCGGCCGGGCCGAGGCGGTCGGCGCCAAGGAGGCGAAGGCCGACTCGGCACGGTCCGTCATCTGGGCGGCGACCGGGACGCCGGTGCTGGCCTGGGAGACCGTGGTCGGCGGTCTCCAGCCCGACGGCACTCCGAACGCCCTGCACGTCGTCACCGACGCCACCACCGGCGAGAAGCTCTTCGAGTACCAGGCCATCGAGACCGGCACCGGAACCGGCCAGTACAACGGCCAGGTGACCATCGGCACCACCAAGTCCGGTACCAGCTGGACGATGACGGACGGCGGCCGCGGCAACCACAAGACCTACGACCTCAACGGGGGGACCTCCGGCACCGGCACGCTGTACACCGACCCGGACGACGTCTGGGGCACCGGCCAGCAGAGCAACCGTCAGACCGCCGGCGTCGACGCCGCCTACGGCGCCCAGGCGACCTGGGACTACTACAAGGACGTCCACGGCCGCAGCGGCATCAAGGGCGACGGCGTCGGCGCCTACAGCCGCGTGCACTACGGCAACGCCTACGTGAACGCGTTCTGGGACGACTCCTGCTTCTGCATGACCTACGGCGACGGCTCGGCCAACAACAACCCGCTGACCTCGCTGGACGTCGCCGCCCACGAGATGTCCCACGGCGTCACCGCGGCCACCGCCAAGCTGGTCTACAGCGGCGAGTCCGGCGGCCTCAACGAGGCCACCTCCGACATCATGGCCGCGGCCGTGGAGTTCCACGTCAACTCGGCCGCCGACCCCGGCGACTACCTGGTCGGCGAGAAGATCAACATCTTCGGCGACGGCAAGCCGCTGCGCTACATGGACAAGCCCTCCAAGGACGGCAAGTCCAAGGACTCCTGGTACTCCGGCATCGGGTCGATCGACGTCCACTACTCCTCCGGCCCGGCCAACCACTGGTTCTACCTGGCCTCCGAGGGCAGCGGACCCAAGGTGGTCAACGGCGTCTCGTACGACAGCCCCACCGCCGACAACCAGCCCGTCACCCCGATCGGCCGCGACGCGGCGGAGCGCATCTGGTACCGCGCGCTCTCCACGTACATGACCTCCACCACCAACTACGCCGCCGCCCGCACCGCCACCCTCCAGGCCGCGGCCGACCTCTACGGCGCGAACAGCGCCACCTACATCAACACCGCCAACGCCTGGGCCGGCATCGCGGTCGGCAGCCGGATCGCCAACGGCGTCTCGGTGACCAACCCCGGCACCCAGAACAGCGTGGTGGACAAGGCGGCCAGCCTCCAGGTCCAGGCCACCAGCACCAACCCGGGCGCCCTCTCGTACGCGGCCACCGGGCTGCCGGCCGGCCTGTCGATCAACGCCTCCACCGGCCTGATCTCCGGCACGCCCACCGCGCTCGGGAGCAGCAGTGTGACGGTGACGGTGACCGACACCGCCGGTTCCACCTCCACGGCGACGTTCACCTGGAACGTGGTCTCCGCGATCACCACCTTCGAGAACACCGCCGACGTCCAGATCCCCGACCACGGCGCGGCCGTCTACTCGGACATCCCGGTCAGCGGGATGTCCGGCAACGCGCCCGGCACCCTCAAGGTGGACGTCGACATCAAGCACACCTGGCGCGGTGACCTGACCGTGGACCTGGTCGCCCCCGACGGCACCGCCTACCGGCTCAAGGACGCCAACATCAGCGACTCCGCGGACGACGTGGTCGCCACCTACACGGTGAACGCCTCCAGCGAGACCGCCAACGGCACCTGGCGGCTCAAGGTCCAGGACATGTACTCCTTCGACACCGGCTACATCAACGGCTGGAAGCTCACCTTCTGA
- a CDS encoding response regulator transcription factor produces the protein MRVLIVEDEPYLAEAVRDGLRLEAIAADIAGDGDTALELLSVHSYDLAVLDRDIPGPSGDEVARRIVASGSGIPILMLTAADRIDDKASGFGLGADDYLTKPFELRELVLRLRALDRRRAYARPPVREIAGLRLDPFRREVFRDGRYVALTRKQFAVLEVLVAAEGGVVSAEELLERAWDENADPLTNAVRITVSALRKRLGEPWVIATVPGVGYRIDTGRPHA, from the coding sequence ATGCGCGTACTGATCGTGGAGGACGAGCCCTACCTGGCCGAGGCCGTCCGGGACGGTCTGCGGCTGGAGGCGATCGCCGCCGACATCGCCGGCGACGGCGACACCGCCCTGGAACTGCTCAGCGTCCACTCCTACGACCTGGCGGTCCTCGACCGCGACATCCCCGGCCCCTCCGGCGACGAGGTCGCCCGGCGGATCGTCGCCTCCGGCAGCGGCATCCCGATCCTCATGCTCACCGCCGCCGACCGGATCGACGACAAGGCGTCCGGGTTCGGGCTCGGCGCCGACGACTACCTCACCAAACCGTTCGAGCTGCGGGAGCTGGTCCTGCGGCTGCGGGCGCTCGACCGCCGACGCGCGTACGCCCGGCCCCCGGTCCGCGAGATCGCCGGACTGCGGCTCGACCCCTTCCGCCGGGAGGTGTTCCGCGACGGACGCTACGTGGCGCTCACCCGCAAGCAGTTCGCCGTACTGGAGGTCCTCGTCGCCGCCGAGGGCGGGGTCGTCAGCGCCGAGGAACTGCTGGAACGGGCCTGGGACGAGAACGCCGACCCCCTCACCAACGCCGTGCGGATCACCGTCTCAGCCCTGCGCAAACGGCTCGGCGAGCCCTGGGTCATCGCCACGGTCCCCGGCGTCGGCTACCGCATCGACACCGGCCGTCCGCATGCCTAG
- a CDS encoding sensor histidine kinase has translation MTDLGTERLDGTGRVDGTPVDGTSDGLPEASGGARPTDPRPGDGPGRRLPRPRVRAGDLAFAIAGLPLAVLCGGYVLAALYAGTLLSPTLLGLPLLAGALRGARVLAGPHRRLVSRLLGEPVTAPAAPAPAGGLIPWVQSSLTDPVGWRAMLYLGLRLPVGVLTLAAATAQPLLGLWAAGFPLWHRLLEPADPVPVALTAAGMLLGTALLALTPTAIRATAALNRFLARRLLGPAGTETRVAALEKARSTLLADNTEHLRRLERDLHDGTQAELVAIAITLSLADDALTAGTEPPASAPASAAASAAASVPEAERLRTLLVRARRQTDDAIAGLRRLTRGIHPVALDSGLGAALPALTAAAGVPVRTGLDLRHRPDPAIERAVYFCLAELLTNIAKHSDAREAAVDLTADRRRVRLTVRDDGRGGATAGPGGGLAGLRERLAAVDGTLHIDSPPGGPTTVTATLPATI, from the coding sequence GTGACTGACCTCGGCACAGAGCGGTTGGACGGCACGGGGCGGGTGGACGGCACGCCGGTTGACGGTACGTCCGACGGGCTTCCCGAGGCGTCCGGGGGTGCGCGGCCGACGGACCCCCGGCCCGGGGACGGTCCGGGCCGACGGCTGCCGCGACCACGGGTCCGGGCCGGCGACCTGGCCTTCGCGATCGCCGGACTGCCGCTCGCCGTCCTGTGTGGCGGGTACGTGCTGGCCGCCCTCTACGCCGGGACGCTGCTCTCGCCGACCCTGCTCGGCCTGCCGCTGCTGGCGGGCGCCCTGCGGGGAGCCCGGGTACTCGCCGGCCCGCACCGCCGCCTGGTGTCCCGGCTGCTCGGCGAGCCGGTCACCGCCCCCGCCGCCCCCGCGCCCGCCGGCGGCCTGATCCCCTGGGTACAGTCGTCCCTCACCGACCCGGTCGGCTGGCGCGCCATGCTCTACCTCGGCCTGCGGCTGCCGGTGGGCGTCCTGACCCTCGCCGCGGCCACCGCCCAACCGCTCCTCGGCCTCTGGGCGGCCGGATTCCCGCTCTGGCACCGGCTGCTGGAACCCGCCGACCCGGTACCCGTCGCGCTCACCGCCGCCGGCATGCTGCTCGGGACGGCGCTGCTGGCCCTCACTCCGACGGCGATCCGCGCCACCGCCGCCCTCAACCGGTTCCTCGCCCGCCGCCTCCTCGGCCCCGCCGGGACCGAGACCCGGGTGGCCGCCCTGGAGAAGGCCCGCAGCACCCTCCTCGCCGACAACACCGAGCACCTCCGCCGACTGGAACGCGACCTGCACGACGGCACCCAGGCCGAACTGGTGGCCATCGCCATCACCCTCTCGCTGGCCGACGACGCCCTCACCGCCGGTACCGAGCCGCCCGCGTCGGCCCCCGCGTCGGCTGCCGCGTCGGCTGCCGCGTCCGTCCCCGAGGCCGAACGCCTGCGCACCCTGCTCGTCCGGGCCCGCCGCCAGACCGACGACGCCATCGCCGGACTGCGCCGGCTCACCCGCGGCATCCACCCCGTGGCGCTGGACAGCGGCCTGGGGGCCGCCCTTCCGGCGCTCACCGCCGCCGCGGGCGTGCCCGTCCGCACCGGACTCGACCTGCGCCATCGCCCGGACCCGGCGATCGAACGCGCCGTCTACTTCTGCCTCGCCGAACTCCTCACCAACATCGCCAAGCACAGCGACGCCCGCGAGGCCGCCGTCGACCTCACCGCCGACCGCCGCCGGGTACGGCTCACCGTCCGCGACGACGGACGCGGCGGAGCGACCGCCGGCCCCGGCGGCGGCCTGGCCGGCCTGCGGGAACGGCTGGCCGCCGTGGACGGCACCCTCCACATCGACAGCCCACCCGGCGGCCCGACCACCGTCACCGCCACGCTCCCGGCTACCATCTGA
- a CDS encoding HEAT repeat domain-containing protein, whose amino-acid sequence MAMFVHLTSAANTPRIRRAGVRADSHGQGGLRGVYCFPVLRSHTLTHQWLRELARHGNRGGMVAVHLRLDDAQPVLVGRYGDRSRGAQREVPAAEAVRRIATLEDPRGWEVFLPRAVTPREVHRIRSAPQVAGWRYMPDAHGRRPCTCYGCRVRGEYGGRRMRERLPHPLDGPPPPPRVLLARLDAAGEPGDPAVLRDLLHWFGFRRRGPVDRLARLAAHPDPDVREALVWAIGRWTTPGVPALLDGLATDPAEDVREAVEVMRS is encoded by the coding sequence ATGGCGATGTTCGTTCACCTCACCTCGGCGGCCAACACCCCGCGGATCCGACGGGCCGGCGTCCGGGCGGACAGCCACGGGCAGGGCGGGCTGCGCGGGGTGTACTGCTTCCCGGTGCTGCGCTCGCACACCCTCACCCACCAGTGGCTGCGCGAGCTGGCCCGGCACGGCAACCGGGGCGGGATGGTCGCGGTCCACCTCCGGCTGGACGACGCGCAGCCGGTGCTGGTCGGCCGGTACGGGGACCGGTCCCGCGGGGCCCAGCGGGAGGTCCCGGCGGCGGAGGCCGTCCGGCGGATCGCGACGCTGGAGGATCCGCGCGGGTGGGAGGTGTTCCTGCCGCGGGCCGTCACGCCGCGCGAGGTGCACCGGATCCGCAGCGCCCCGCAGGTGGCCGGCTGGCGCTACATGCCCGACGCCCACGGCCGCCGTCCGTGCACCTGCTACGGCTGCCGGGTCCGCGGCGAGTACGGCGGCCGGCGGATGCGGGAGCGGCTGCCGCACCCGCTGGACGGACCGCCGCCCCCGCCGCGGGTGCTGCTGGCCCGGCTGGACGCCGCCGGCGAGCCTGGAGATCCGGCGGTGCTGCGGGACCTCCTGCACTGGTTCGGCTTCCGCCGCCGCGGCCCGGTCGACCGCCTGGCCCGCCTGGCCGCCCACCCCGACCCGGATGTCCGCGAGGCCCTGGTCTGGGCGATCGGCCGCTGGACCACGCCCGGCGTCCCCGCCCTCCTCGACGGCCTCGCCACCGATCCGGCCGAGGACGTCCGCGAGGCCGTGGAGGTCATGCGTTCCTAG
- a CDS encoding VanZ family protein yields MTSTAPLSAPPPRRLRRILLPGLAVAGVAGAAVVLRRPLMMSAPRCMAGRWHGCFDTFNGVVLMTLVALPLALLVVGALARRRRAAGVASPWRMSLAEVGMVHGTVPFLWMTMMPGAGAGTVPGRVSLVPLRDLATMGPLGTVGNLLVFAALGFFAPMRFAALASVPRILALGAGCSVLVETAQYVLRLDRVSSVDDVLVNAAGAVLAGLASRRWWRTAAQAPSDTSAVRRAARTDRQSRPIAGRS; encoded by the coding sequence GTGACCTCCACCGCACCCCTGTCAGCGCCGCCGCCCCGCCGTCTGCGCCGGATCCTGCTCCCCGGGCTGGCGGTCGCCGGGGTGGCGGGTGCCGCGGTCGTCCTGCGGCGGCCGCTCATGATGTCCGCTCCGCGGTGCATGGCCGGGCGGTGGCACGGCTGCTTCGACACGTTCAACGGCGTGGTGCTGATGACGCTGGTGGCGCTGCCGTTGGCTCTGCTGGTGGTGGGGGCACTGGCGCGCCGTCGCCGGGCCGCCGGCGTCGCCTCGCCGTGGCGGATGTCGCTGGCCGAGGTGGGCATGGTCCACGGGACGGTGCCGTTCCTCTGGATGACCATGATGCCGGGCGCCGGGGCCGGCACCGTCCCGGGCCGGGTGAGCCTGGTGCCGCTGCGGGACCTGGCCACCATGGGGCCGCTCGGGACGGTCGGCAACCTGCTGGTGTTCGCGGCGCTGGGGTTCTTCGCCCCGATGCGGTTCGCGGCGCTGGCCTCCGTCCCGCGGATCCTGGCGCTCGGGGCGGGCTGCTCGGTCCTGGTCGAGACCGCGCAGTACGTCCTGCGGCTGGACCGGGTGTCCTCCGTGGACGACGTGCTGGTCAACGCCGCCGGCGCCGTACTGGCCGGGCTGGCGTCCCGCCGCTGGTGGCGCACCGCGGCCCAGGCGCCCTCGGATACGTCGGCGGTACGCCGTGCTGCTCGGACCGACCGGCAGAGTCGCCCGATTGCCGGCCGGTCTTAG
- a CDS encoding response regulator transcription factor codes for MTDRPLRVALAEDSVILREGMAELLAARGCEVVATVGDAEGLLAAVVVHGPDVAVVDVRMPPTFTDEGIRAALRLRELRPGTGVLVFSQQVESAWAERLMEGGAAGVGYLLKERVARTSELVEALHRVAEGGTVLDPEIVGALLPRAGRRRSPLEALTPRESEVLALLAEGCSNRAVAERLVVTERAVEKHVASVFAKLGLEATGADNRRVKAVLAYLAEGAAR; via the coding sequence ATGACTGATCGTCCACTGCGCGTCGCCCTGGCCGAGGACTCCGTGATCCTGCGGGAGGGGATGGCCGAGTTGCTGGCGGCCCGCGGGTGCGAGGTGGTGGCGACGGTCGGCGACGCCGAGGGGCTGCTGGCGGCCGTCGTGGTGCACGGGCCGGACGTGGCGGTGGTCGACGTGCGGATGCCTCCCACCTTCACCGACGAGGGGATCCGCGCGGCACTCCGGCTGCGTGAACTCCGGCCGGGCACGGGGGTGCTGGTCTTCTCGCAGCAGGTGGAGAGCGCCTGGGCGGAGCGGCTGATGGAGGGCGGGGCGGCCGGGGTGGGGTACCTGTTGAAGGAACGGGTCGCCCGGACCTCCGAGCTGGTGGAGGCTCTGCACCGGGTCGCGGAGGGTGGCACGGTCCTGGATCCGGAGATCGTCGGGGCCCTGCTCCCCCGGGCCGGACGCCGCCGCAGCCCGCTGGAGGCGCTCACCCCGCGCGAGTCGGAGGTGCTGGCGCTGCTGGCGGAGGGGTGTTCCAACCGCGCCGTCGCGGAGCGGCTGGTGGTCACCGAGCGGGCGGTGGAGAAGCACGTCGCCTCGGTGTTCGCCAAGCTCGGCCTGGAGGCGACCGGCGCGGACAACCGCCGGGTGAAGGCCGTCCTGGCCTACCTGGCGGAGGGCGCCGCGCGGTAG
- a CDS encoding UDP-N-acetylglucosamine--N-acetylmuramyl-(pentapeptide) pyrophosphoryl-undecaprenol N-acetylglucosamine transferase, with protein sequence MNRPASVQPSGTPFRLVVTGGGTGGHTYPALTAVRTLQARLAAEGRALDVLWIGTANGLEARVAPAEGIRFEPVATGKIRRSANPLKLVSPANVRDMARVPLGAFQARALISRYQPDVVLATGGYVAVPVGLAAKACRRPLVVHEQTVRLGLANKVLARVAARVAVSSPSTLPLLPESARPTAAVTGNPVRPEVLAGSADKAVAALGLHRFDRRLPTVYVTGGAQGSAQINTLVAEILPWLLTCANVVHQCGPANEAGLRERAAGLPADLADRYLLTGYVGSELPDLLALADVVVSRSGAGTLAELTALGKAAVFVPLASSAGNEQAHNARHLQDAGAAVALTGEVTATALREAVAPLLAEPARRADMAQQARRHGRPDAAERLVDVLLEAAAR encoded by the coding sequence GTGAACCGCCCTGCCTCCGTCCAGCCTTCGGGGACGCCCTTCCGACTGGTCGTCACCGGTGGTGGTACCGGCGGGCACACCTATCCGGCGCTGACGGCCGTCCGCACGCTGCAGGCCCGCCTCGCGGCCGAGGGCCGGGCGCTGGACGTCCTGTGGATCGGGACCGCGAACGGGCTGGAGGCGCGGGTGGCTCCCGCCGAGGGGATCCGCTTCGAGCCGGTGGCGACCGGGAAGATCCGCCGCTCCGCCAACCCGCTGAAGCTGGTGTCGCCCGCGAACGTCCGGGACATGGCCCGGGTGCCGCTCGGCGCCTTCCAGGCCCGTGCCCTGATCTCCCGCTACCAGCCGGACGTGGTCCTCGCCACCGGCGGGTACGTCGCCGTGCCGGTGGGGCTGGCCGCGAAGGCGTGCCGGCGGCCGCTGGTGGTCCACGAGCAGACGGTCCGGCTCGGGCTCGCCAACAAGGTCCTGGCCAGGGTGGCGGCCCGGGTCGCGGTGTCCTCGCCCTCGACGCTGCCGCTGCTGCCGGAGTCGGCCCGGCCGACCGCGGCGGTCACCGGCAACCCGGTCCGGCCCGAGGTCCTGGCGGGGAGCGCGGACAAGGCGGTCGCGGCGCTGGGGCTGCACCGCTTCGACCGCCGCCTGCCGACCGTCTACGTGACCGGTGGCGCGCAGGGCTCGGCCCAGATCAACACCCTGGTCGCCGAGATCCTGCCCTGGCTGCTGACCTGCGCGAACGTGGTCCACCAGTGCGGACCGGCGAACGAGGCGGGCCTGCGCGAGCGGGCTGCGGGGCTCCCCGCGGACCTGGCCGACCGGTACCTGCTCACCGGCTACGTCGGCTCCGAGCTGCCCGACCTCCTCGCCCTGGCCGACGTGGTGGTCTCCCGCAGCGGCGCCGGCACCCTCGCCGAACTCACCGCACTCGGCAAGGCCGCCGTCTTCGTCCCGCTCGCCAGCTCGGCCGGGAACGAACAGGCCCACAACGCCCGGCATCTCCAGGACGCCGGTGCCGCCGTCGCCCTCACCGGCGAGGTGACCGCCACCGCGCTCCGCGAGGCCGTCGCACCGCTGCTGGCCGAGCCGGCCCGACGGGCCGACATGGCGCAGCAGGCCCGCCGGCACGGTCGCCCGGACGCGGCCGAGCGACTCGTGGACGTCCTGCTGGAGGCGGCCGCCCGCTGA
- a CDS encoding DUF7674 family protein yields the protein MVGGTGRRQHGLADADRAEVERWRGPAEEAEAEAEDDVPPLTLRLGHLATTFTEHTEQFTPEQIRQLFRLLEEIQVQGSEEDGTAVATGFFEALLNAGDEGFDLDLVRLAMGPESRAHCRAWNDFTGTTGPAWMH from the coding sequence GTGGTGGGAGGAACTGGTCGGCGTCAGCACGGTCTGGCGGATGCCGACCGTGCCGAGGTCGAGCGCTGGCGAGGCCCGGCGGAGGAGGCCGAAGCGGAGGCCGAGGACGATGTCCCGCCGCTGACCCTCCGACTGGGACACCTGGCGACGACGTTCACCGAGCACACGGAGCAGTTCACCCCGGAGCAGATCCGGCAGTTGTTCCGACTCCTGGAGGAGATCCAGGTACAGGGCAGCGAGGAGGACGGCACCGCCGTGGCCACCGGCTTCTTCGAGGCCCTGCTGAACGCGGGCGACGAGGGCTTCGACCTCGACCTCGTCCGGCTGGCCATGGGCCCGGAATCCCGCGCCCACTGCCGCGCCTGGAACGACTTCACCGGCACCACCGGCCCCGCCTGGATGCACTGA